Proteins encoded within one genomic window of Dermatophilus congolensis:
- the pth gene encoding aminoacyl-tRNA hydrolase, which yields MDAFLVVGLGNPGTQYAGNRHNAGAMVITELAARSHANLKRHKARAHVADVRLGVAAGGEPGPKAVLAQPMSFMNLSGGPVSALLQYYSIPLEHLIVVHDELDIPFGDVRIKKGGGEGGHNGLRSISAAVGSKDYVRVRVGVGRPPGRQDPADYVLKNFSSSEKVEAEVMVARAADAVEMLAERGVVATQQVFHAAS from the coding sequence ATGGACGCTTTTCTTGTGGTGGGACTCGGTAATCCGGGTACGCAATATGCCGGCAATCGGCACAACGCCGGTGCAATGGTGATCACAGAGTTAGCTGCGCGTTCGCATGCGAACCTCAAGCGGCACAAAGCTCGTGCGCATGTGGCAGATGTGCGTTTAGGGGTGGCGGCAGGTGGGGAACCTGGGCCTAAGGCTGTTTTGGCTCAACCAATGTCATTTATGAACCTCTCGGGTGGGCCAGTCAGTGCCTTGCTGCAGTACTACTCGATCCCGCTTGAGCACTTGATCGTCGTGCATGACGAACTGGACATTCCTTTCGGTGATGTGCGCATCAAAAAGGGTGGGGGAGAGGGGGGCCACAATGGCTTGCGATCTATCAGCGCTGCGGTAGGTAGTAAGGATTACGTGCGTGTGCGAGTAGGTGTGGGGCGCCCGCCGGGCAGGCAGGATCCGGCTGACTATGTTCTGAAGAACTTCAGCTCTTCAGAAAAAGTTGAGGCAGAAGTCATGGTTGCGCGTGCTGCAGATGCTGTGGAAATGCTCGCTGAACGCGGAGTTGTAGCAACTCAGCAGGTTTTTCACGCCGCTTCGTAA
- a CDS encoding 50S ribosomal protein L25/general stress protein Ctc codes for MSDSIRIEAEARSQFGKGAARSIRRASKIPAVIYGGGEAPVHVVLPGHDTMMATKTANALLTVVLDGQEHLCLVKDIQRFPIRPEIVHVDLVRVKKGEKVSVDVSITVTGEAAPETYVDLDANTLTVLAPATDIPENVEIDVTDAAVGTQIFAKDIKLPAGVELETDAETLVVNVTAATTAEQLEAELEEAEAEAGIEKDEPEAAEDDKQE; via the coding sequence ATGTCCGACAGCATTCGTATTGAGGCTGAAGCTCGCAGCCAGTTCGGTAAAGGCGCTGCCCGTTCCATCCGTCGCGCTAGCAAAATCCCCGCCGTGATCTACGGCGGCGGCGAAGCCCCGGTGCACGTTGTCCTTCCCGGGCACGACACCATGATGGCCACCAAGACCGCTAACGCTTTGTTGACCGTTGTGCTTGATGGTCAGGAGCACCTCTGCCTGGTCAAGGACATTCAGCGTTTCCCGATCCGTCCCGAGATCGTTCACGTTGACCTCGTTCGCGTAAAGAAGGGCGAGAAGGTTTCCGTTGACGTGTCCATCACTGTCACCGGTGAAGCTGCACCAGAGACCTACGTTGACCTTGACGCCAACACCCTCACCGTTCTCGCTCCGGCCACGGATATCCCCGAAAACGTGGAGATCGACGTGACTGACGCTGCCGTTGGCACCCAGATCTTCGCTAAGGACATCAAGCTGCCCGCAGGCGTTGAGCTTGAGACCGACGCTGAGACCCTCGTTGTCAACGTCACCGCTGCCACCACCGCTGAGCAGCTCGAGGCCGAGCTCGAAGAGGCTGAAGCCGAAGCTGGTATCGAGAAAGACGAGCCCGAAGCCGCTGAGGACGACAAGCAGGAGTGA